In methanogenic archaeon ISO4-H5, the following are encoded in one genomic region:
- a CDS encoding transmembrane protein, with protein MAKKRRLIKEEPEEEYTFNPSAFDEREFLLKGLYSTKVLILAIVLAIVVGFVAAVIWNSLSDKTIVTVIDTLLVFFVCAIMKKLFVTCGIRADLLETKTLLGNYLIYLTLALGACILFINPPFF; from the coding sequence ATGGCAAAGAAAAGGCGTCTTATTAAGGAGGAGCCCGAGGAAGAATACACGTTCAACCCCTCGGCTTTCGACGAGCGTGAGTTCCTTCTCAAAGGCCTCTATTCGACCAAGGTCCTCATTTTAGCGATAGTTCTCGCTATCGTCGTGGGATTCGTGGCAGCTGTCATTTGGAACAGCCTTTCGGACAAGACCATCGTTACGGTTATCGATACCCTTCTGGTGTTCTTCGTCTGCGCCATCATGAAGAAGCTCTTCGTCACCTGCGGAATCAGGGCAGACCTTCTTGAGACCAAGACCCTGCTGGGTAACTATCTCATCTACCTGACACTGGCCCTCGGAGCCTGCATCCTGTTCATCAACCCTCCCTTCTTCTGA